In one Bacillus thuringiensis genomic region, the following are encoded:
- a CDS encoding AAA domain-containing protein encodes MFGEKEGDYTMNTPTQTPSLSETMKEWHYALAYEIKHWKTIGGSKISIMNGRFLYTDYESTVYVFQLISEVSLPEGSPIRIEFDGEEATGEVLSVHGLEIELKLNDYIQGEIREAVLYSEPWQLLEQLQERLKEARKDKLKRNRIKRLVDGTSSPKHIEKMKNPKNELAYRSFYNPTTYVWGPPGTGKSYNLSRIISAHYQKGKSVLVLAHSNAAVDVLMSEVTKQIEKKKKWTPGEIVRYGYSQHEHIRNHETLLASKLVETTNGSWGEERLYLEETRQDLREKILSHKATSADKKRIQEIESDLRKQKAKIKEVEKEYIENAKVIGATLSKCTIDSLIYERTFDLVVVDEVSMAYVPQIALAASLGKRIVVCGDFLQLPPIAMANHELVRKWLGEDMFYHAGIVESVNKSEAHPNLFMLQEQRRMHADISKFTNSFIYKNRVYDHPSVSERKELAQLQPFANEASVLFDTSLMGAFSLKDAASGSRFNIMSGLVAMQMMLIGLLDGVQSIGVVTPYRAQSRFLSTCIREMLQRTKYRHIPVLAATVHKFQGSERDMMIFDTVDSYPQERPGVLFFDHKNHRLVNVAVTRARGKFIQLSDCHYMRKNLSRKQALSQLTAHIERHGDVYDRTTSRQLWERKISKRLRWFMEMNLEETKGLLKDILAAKRKIIISLPSTKQVDKRVWQALMRTNAQITVYSDGPVPLKNVKLQRQNKAFPFIVIDDEIFWAGAPLTSQMMFEGSTEFPYVCARLQAPETIGVLKGFLDIR; translated from the coding sequence ATGTTTGGGGAGAAGGAAGGAGATTATACGATGAATACACCTACTCAAACTCCTTCATTATCGGAAACGATGAAAGAGTGGCATTATGCATTAGCATATGAAATTAAACATTGGAAAACGATAGGTGGTAGTAAAATTTCTATCATGAATGGTCGTTTTTTATATACAGATTATGAAAGTACAGTATATGTATTTCAGCTTATTTCGGAAGTAAGCTTACCTGAAGGTTCACCGATTCGAATTGAGTTCGATGGTGAGGAAGCGACAGGGGAAGTATTATCTGTACACGGATTAGAAATAGAATTGAAATTAAATGATTATATACAAGGTGAAATACGAGAAGCTGTTTTATACAGTGAACCGTGGCAGCTTTTAGAGCAGCTGCAAGAGCGATTGAAAGAAGCACGTAAAGATAAGCTGAAACGTAATCGTATAAAGCGTCTTGTTGATGGGACGAGCAGTCCGAAACATATTGAGAAGATGAAAAATCCAAAAAATGAATTGGCGTATCGTTCATTTTACAATCCGACGACGTACGTGTGGGGACCACCTGGAACAGGGAAGTCTTACAATTTATCACGTATTATTTCGGCGCATTATCAAAAAGGAAAGTCGGTACTTGTGTTAGCCCATAGTAATGCGGCAGTAGACGTATTAATGAGTGAAGTAACGAAACAAATTGAAAAGAAAAAGAAATGGACGCCTGGCGAAATTGTTCGTTACGGTTATAGTCAGCATGAACATATACGAAATCATGAAACGTTACTTGCGTCGAAGTTAGTTGAAACGACGAACGGATCTTGGGGAGAAGAAAGACTCTATTTAGAAGAAACACGACAAGATCTTCGCGAAAAGATTTTATCGCATAAAGCGACTTCTGCTGATAAGAAGCGTATACAAGAGATTGAAAGTGATCTTCGAAAGCAAAAAGCAAAAATTAAAGAAGTAGAAAAAGAATACATTGAAAATGCGAAAGTAATCGGCGCGACTTTATCGAAATGTACCATTGATTCATTGATTTATGAGCGTACATTTGATTTAGTTGTCGTAGATGAAGTGAGTATGGCATATGTTCCGCAAATCGCATTAGCTGCTTCACTTGGAAAACGTATCGTCGTTTGTGGCGACTTTTTACAATTACCTCCAATTGCGATGGCGAACCATGAACTTGTTCGCAAATGGCTCGGGGAAGATATGTTTTACCATGCTGGGATTGTTGAGTCTGTTAATAAATCAGAAGCACATCCGAACCTATTTATGTTGCAGGAACAAAGACGTATGCATGCGGATATATCGAAGTTTACGAATTCGTTTATTTATAAAAATAGAGTATACGATCATCCGTCTGTTTCAGAGCGTAAAGAACTTGCGCAATTGCAGCCGTTCGCAAATGAGGCGAGTGTTTTATTCGATACGAGCTTAATGGGAGCCTTTTCTTTAAAAGACGCTGCATCTGGTTCACGTTTTAACATTATGTCTGGTTTAGTAGCAATGCAAATGATGTTAATCGGATTGTTAGATGGTGTTCAATCGATTGGTGTTGTGACACCTTACAGGGCGCAGTCACGCTTTTTATCGACGTGTATTAGAGAAATGTTGCAGAGAACGAAGTATCGTCATATACCTGTTTTAGCGGCGACGGTTCATAAGTTTCAAGGTTCTGAAAGAGATATGATGATCTTTGATACGGTTGACAGTTATCCGCAAGAACGACCTGGCGTATTATTCTTTGATCACAAAAACCATCGCCTCGTCAATGTAGCAGTGACAAGGGCGAGAGGGAAGTTCATTCAATTATCAGATTGCCATTATATGCGTAAAAACCTTTCGAGAAAACAAGCATTATCACAATTAACAGCTCATATAGAACGTCACGGAGATGTGTATGATCGCACGACATCAAGACAATTGTGGGAACGGAAAATTTCGAAACGTTTACGCTGGTTTATGGAAATGAATCTTGAGGAAACGAAAGGGTTATTAAAAGATATTTTAGCCGCAAAACGAAAAATTATTATTTCACTTCCAAGTACAAAACAAGTGGATAAAAGAGTATGGCAAGCGTTAATGCGTACAAATGCGCAAATAACGGTGTATAGTGATGGACCAGTTCCACTGAAAAATGTAAAGTTACAAAGACAAAATAAAGCATTCCCGTTTATCGTAATTGATGATGAAATCTTCTGGGCAGGCGCACCGCTCACATCTCAAATGATGTTTGAAGGTAGTACAGAATTTCCATACGTATGTGCAAGACTGCAAGCACCTGAAACAATTGGTGTATTAAAAGGATTTTTAGATATTCGGTAA
- a CDS encoding VOC family protein, which translates to MPVRRIEHVGLMVANLETSISFYEEVVGLQLIKRMGHPNPDLKLAFLGVEESKETILELIEGYNSSLPAEGKVHHICFKVDSLEDEIERIQQHGVTFLLGEEIETLPDGTRYLFFAGPDGEWIEFFETER; encoded by the coding sequence ATGCCTGTTAGAAGAATAGAACACGTCGGACTTATGGTTGCAAACTTAGAAACATCTATTTCATTTTATGAAGAAGTAGTTGGCTTACAGCTCATTAAACGTATGGGGCACCCGAATCCAGACTTAAAACTCGCTTTTTTAGGTGTAGAAGAATCGAAGGAAACGATACTAGAACTCATTGAAGGCTACAACTCTTCTCTTCCGGCAGAAGGAAAAGTACATCACATTTGCTTTAAAGTGGATTCATTAGAAGATGAAATCGAAAGAATACAGCAACACGGCGTAACCTTTTTATTAGGAGAAGAAATTGAAACATTACCAGATGGAACACGTTACTTATTCTTCGCTGGTCCTGATGGAGAATGGATTGAGTTTTTTGAAACCGAGAGATAA